One part of the Leucobacter triazinivorans genome encodes these proteins:
- a CDS encoding ATP-binding cassette domain-containing protein produces MSFWNRATRSPAFVGGAVLFGLILTAAILAPILAPYSPSAQNLTGGLLPPSPEHWLGTDQLGRDVLSRLLFAARTDLRIAILASLAPFVIGVAVGLVSGYFGGAVDWTASRITDTVIAFPFYVIVIAIVFAVGAGESGIILAFALVGWVGYARVLRAMTASLREAGWVQAARGGGLSHARVLLRHLLPNLLPQAVVLLATEIVLIMVAIVTLGYLGLGIQPPTPDWGTMIADAQQFVTTQWWLAAFPGLAVVVTGIALSLLGDGIGDALRVGSAPRAAAGRGRSAAKWESRSAASPHSKRQIATPTSRVRVGSGVAAGEVRVRGLQVAAGAARGAGAGAGGGGADRAGARAGGGRAGSLLVDGLSFSVAPGEALGIVGESGSGKSLTLRALLGMLPAGTRASGGEVAVGGTVGMVFQDPLTALDPLTRVGAQLREAVEAGGASGSQARARARVRELLQQVELPDPDRIARSYPHQLSGGQRQRVVIAMALAGDPAVLLCDEPTTALDVTVQRQVLGLLDEVRRERGLTLVFVSHDLAVVASMCDRVLVMRAGAEVESGPTARVIREPRDAYTVSLLEAVPRLPDPAPALLDSDPALPDSDPAAPDPGPAAADPEPAPALLEARGVEVRYGELAAVAGVSFSVSRGGALGIVGESGSGKTSLARALVGQVAAERGEIRLDEAPLPRRRSRTEARAVQLVPQDPYSSLDPRMTVAQTLGELLRVHRIVPRARTAARIAELLGLVRLDPALARAYPHELSGGQRQRVALARALAVEPRVIVADEPTSALDVSVQASVIELLRALRSEPGVALVVVSHDLAVVHELCDAVLVMRDGRAVETGGPEFFSAPRTRYGRDLLGSVLRLPEIA; encoded by the coding sequence ATGAGCTTCTGGAACCGGGCCACGCGCTCTCCAGCGTTCGTCGGGGGCGCGGTGCTCTTCGGGCTGATCCTGACCGCGGCGATCCTCGCCCCGATCCTCGCTCCCTACTCGCCGAGCGCGCAGAATCTGACCGGCGGCCTCCTGCCGCCGTCTCCGGAGCACTGGCTCGGCACCGACCAGCTGGGGCGCGACGTGCTCTCGCGCCTGCTCTTCGCGGCCCGAACCGATCTGCGCATCGCGATCCTCGCCTCGCTCGCCCCGTTCGTGATCGGCGTGGCCGTCGGCCTCGTCTCGGGCTACTTCGGCGGTGCGGTCGACTGGACGGCGTCGCGGATCACCGACACGGTCATCGCGTTCCCCTTCTACGTGATCGTGATCGCGATCGTGTTCGCCGTGGGAGCGGGCGAGAGCGGCATCATTCTCGCCTTCGCGCTGGTGGGCTGGGTGGGGTACGCCCGCGTGCTGCGGGCCATGACCGCGTCGCTGCGGGAGGCCGGCTGGGTGCAGGCGGCGCGCGGCGGCGGGTTGTCGCACGCGCGGGTGCTGCTGCGCCACCTGCTGCCCAACCTGCTGCCGCAGGCGGTCGTGCTGCTCGCCACCGAGATCGTGCTCATCATGGTGGCGATCGTCACGCTCGGGTACCTGGGGCTCGGGATCCAACCGCCCACGCCCGACTGGGGCACCATGATCGCCGACGCGCAGCAGTTCGTGACGACGCAGTGGTGGCTGGCGGCGTTCCCGGGGCTCGCGGTGGTGGTGACCGGGATCGCGCTGTCGCTGCTGGGCGATGGGATCGGCGATGCGCTGCGGGTGGGGAGCGCGCCGCGAGCCGCAGCGGGTCGCGGTCGATCCGCCGCGAAGTGGGAGTCGCGATCTGCCGCTTCCCCGCACTCGAAGCGGCAGATCGCGACTCCCACTTCGCGGGTCCGGGTGGGGAGCGGTGTCGCGGCCGGCGAGGTGCGCGTGCGCGGGCTGCAGGTCGCCGCGGGTGCTGCTCGCGGCGCCGGGGCCGGAGCGGGCGGCGGCGGCGCGGATCGCGCCGGGGCCCGAGCGGGCGGCGGCAGAGCGGGATCGCTGCTCGTCGACGGGCTCTCCTTCTCGGTGGCGCCCGGCGAGGCGCTCGGCATCGTCGGGGAGTCGGGGTCGGGCAAGAGCCTCACACTGCGCGCCCTGCTCGGGATGCTGCCCGCGGGCACGCGCGCGTCCGGCGGCGAGGTCGCGGTCGGCGGCACGGTCGGCATGGTGTTCCAGGATCCGCTCACGGCGCTCGATCCGCTCACGCGCGTGGGCGCGCAGCTGCGAGAGGCCGTCGAGGCGGGAGGCGCCTCGGGATCACAGGCTCGCGCGCGCGCCCGCGTGCGAGAACTGCTGCAGCAGGTGGAGCTTCCTGACCCCGATCGCATCGCGCGCTCGTACCCGCACCAGCTGTCCGGCGGTCAGCGCCAGCGCGTGGTGATCGCGATGGCGCTCGCGGGCGATCCGGCGGTGCTGCTGTGCGATGAGCCCACGACCGCGCTCGACGTGACCGTGCAGCGGCAGGTGCTGGGGCTGCTCGACGAGGTGCGGCGAGAGCGCGGGCTCACGCTCGTGTTCGTGAGCCATGATCTTGCGGTGGTCGCCTCCATGTGCGACCGGGTGCTGGTCATGCGCGCGGGCGCCGAGGTGGAGTCGGGGCCGACGGCGCGCGTGATCCGAGAGCCGCGCGATGCCTACACGGTCTCGCTCCTCGAGGCGGTGCCCCGGCTGCCGGATCCCGCGCCCGCGCTGCTCGATTCGGATCCCGCGCTGCCCGATTCGGATCCCGCGGCCCCGGATCCCGGGCCCGCGGCGGCGGATCCCGAGCCCGCGCCGGCGCTGCTCGAGGCGCGCGGTGTCGAGGTGCGCTACGGCGAGCTCGCGGCGGTCGCCGGGGTCTCGTTCTCGGTCTCGCGGGGCGGCGCCCTCGGGATCGTCGGCGAATCGGGGTCGGGCAAGACCAGCCTGGCCCGCGCCTTGGTGGGCCAAGTGGCGGCCGAGCGGGGCGAGATCCGGCTCGACGAAGCACCGCTCCCGCGGCGGCGCTCCCGCACCGAGGCCCGTGCAGTGCAGCTCGTGCCGCAGGATCCGTACTCGTCTCTCGACCCGCGCATGACCGTCGCGCAGACCCTCGGAGAGCTGCTGCGGGTGCACCGGATCGTGCCGCGAGCCCGAACGGCCGCGCGGATCGCCGAGTTGCTCGGGCTGGTCCGTCTCGATCCCGCGCTCGCCCGCGCCTACCCGCACGAGCTCTCCGGCGGGCAGCGCCAGAGGGTCGCGCTCGCGCGGGCGCTCGCCGTGGAGCCGCGAGTGATCGTGGCCGACGAGCCCACGAGCGCCCTCGACGTCTCCGTGCAGGCCAGCGTGATCGAACTGCTGCGCGCGTTGCGGAGCGAACCCGGGGTGGCGCTCGTGGTCGTATCGCACGATCTCGCAGTCGTGCACGAGCTCTGCGACGCCGTCCTCGTGATGCGCGACGGCCGCGCGGTCGAGACCGGCGGCCCCGAATTCTTCTCGGCGCCGCGCACGCGGTACGGCAGGGACCTCCTCGGCTCCGTGCTCCGGCTGCCGGAGATTGCGTGA
- a CDS encoding ABC transporter permease, giving the protein MRSRAQRTAGAAGRILARVVPVMLGVVIAVFFLLRLVPGDPAAMILGERATPESVAALREQLGLEQPLLKQFTDFLVQLVTRFDTGDSLVTGQSTRELILDKAPVSLGIVVFAVLLAVCIAVPLALAAALRKDGWADHLVRILPTVGLGMPLFWIGLLLIIVFAVHLGWFPVGGVGSGPGEPLRSLFLPSLAVALGMAPPLIRSLRAQLIEVLSADFVTTLRAARIPERRILRRHVLRGAALPALTLLSVNTAYLIGGTLVVEKVFAIGGIGTLLFQSIGSRDFPVVQGVALYCAVLVVLVTALAGVLAAMLDPRLRVGDGDGGSR; this is encoded by the coding sequence GTGAGGAGTAGAGCACAGCGAACAGCGGGGGCGGCGGGGCGCATCCTCGCCCGCGTCGTCCCGGTGATGCTCGGCGTGGTGATCGCCGTGTTCTTCCTGCTGCGCCTGGTGCCGGGCGATCCCGCCGCGATGATCCTCGGCGAGCGCGCCACGCCCGAGTCCGTCGCCGCACTGCGCGAGCAGCTCGGCCTCGAACAGCCGCTCCTGAAGCAGTTCACCGACTTCCTCGTGCAGCTCGTCACGCGATTCGACACGGGCGATTCGCTCGTCACGGGCCAGTCGACCCGTGAACTGATCCTCGACAAGGCCCCGGTGAGCCTCGGCATCGTCGTTTTCGCCGTGCTGCTCGCCGTGTGCATCGCGGTGCCGCTCGCCCTCGCCGCCGCGCTGCGCAAGGACGGTTGGGCGGATCACCTGGTGCGGATCCTGCCGACCGTCGGCCTGGGCATGCCTCTCTTCTGGATCGGTCTGCTGCTCATCATCGTGTTCGCGGTGCATCTGGGCTGGTTCCCGGTAGGGGGCGTGGGATCGGGCCCGGGGGAGCCTTTGCGCAGCCTCTTCCTGCCGTCGCTCGCCGTGGCGCTCGGCATGGCGCCGCCGCTGATCCGCTCGCTGCGCGCCCAGCTCATCGAGGTGCTGTCGGCCGATTTCGTGACCACGTTGCGGGCGGCGCGCATCCCCGAACGGCGCATCCTGCGGCGCCACGTGCTGCGGGGTGCTGCGCTGCCCGCGCTCACGCTGCTCAGTGTGAACACGGCCTATCTCATCGGCGGCACGCTGGTGGTCGAGAAGGTGTTCGCGATCGGCGGGATCGGCACGCTGCTCTTCCAGTCGATCGGGAGCCGCGATTTTCCCGTGGTGCAGGGCGTCGCGCTCTACTGCGCCGTGCTCGTCGTGCTCGTCACCGCGCTGGCCGGGGTGCTCGCGGCGATGCTCGATCCGCGGCTGCGCGTCGGCGACGGCGACGGGGGGTCCCGATGA
- a CDS encoding ABC transporter substrate-binding protein, with translation MPKSSRPRRLALAAAALSAALVLSACAGSGDPAPNAGSDAGEPVSGGTLAFGRVAAVNDLDLNQQITANNAFAIDKIFEPLVAFDEQGEIGPWLAEVDESEDGLVYTFTLRDGLRFSNGEPVTPDDVVFSLTRHIEVGGPLPLTAPIAGLEATGEREVTITLDAPYTPFLSELSGFSNGIFPAEFGGLSEEEFFQNPVGTGPFVVDEWDPNGDLSFVKNEHYWQEGKPYLDGLVYTFVADDTQLRQQLAAGQLDAIDTVPAANAAEVDAAANTVLSQTEGWSTEQVFFNTQREQFADRHVRRAIAHALDRDGIATATTFGTAEVANSLLPPSITYSANDEVEALDFDIEAAKAELAQSEYPDGFSTTLLVASGNAQRAQIAQIVQESLAQIGIEVEIESLDIAVFRERFFAYDYDLMINSGQSDAPDPNGFITFQADPEGFSKSYWTHFTDDRVTELMHEGRTTPDGEERAAIYREIQQILADEVPYIPLFFPANLKATTDRVHGFTVLPNSSVRFQDVWLAAE, from the coding sequence ATGCCGAAGTCTTCGAGGCCCCGCCGCCTCGCCCTCGCCGCGGCCGCGCTGTCCGCGGCCCTCGTGCTCAGCGCCTGCGCCGGCAGCGGGGATCCCGCGCCGAACGCGGGATCCGACGCCGGCGAACCCGTCTCTGGCGGCACGCTCGCCTTCGGCCGCGTCGCCGCGGTGAACGATCTCGACCTCAATCAGCAGATCACGGCCAACAACGCCTTTGCGATCGACAAGATCTTCGAGCCGCTCGTCGCCTTCGACGAGCAGGGCGAGATCGGTCCGTGGCTCGCCGAGGTCGACGAGAGCGAGGACGGTCTCGTCTACACCTTCACTCTGCGCGACGGGCTGCGATTCTCGAATGGCGAGCCGGTCACCCCCGACGACGTCGTGTTCTCGCTCACGCGGCACATCGAGGTCGGCGGCCCGCTTCCGCTCACCGCGCCGATCGCGGGCCTCGAGGCGACGGGCGAGCGCGAGGTCACCATCACCCTCGACGCGCCCTACACGCCGTTCCTCTCCGAGCTGTCGGGCTTCTCGAACGGAATCTTCCCGGCGGAGTTCGGGGGCCTGAGCGAGGAGGAGTTCTTCCAGAACCCGGTCGGCACCGGCCCCTTCGTGGTCGACGAGTGGGATCCCAACGGCGACCTCTCGTTCGTGAAGAACGAGCACTACTGGCAGGAGGGCAAGCCCTACCTCGACGGACTCGTCTACACGTTCGTGGCCGACGACACCCAGTTGCGGCAGCAGCTCGCCGCCGGGCAGCTCGACGCGATCGACACCGTGCCCGCGGCCAACGCCGCCGAGGTCGACGCCGCCGCGAACACCGTGCTGTCGCAGACCGAGGGCTGGTCGACCGAGCAGGTCTTCTTCAACACGCAGCGCGAGCAGTTCGCCGACCGCCACGTGCGCCGCGCCATCGCGCACGCGCTCGATCGCGACGGGATCGCGACGGCCACCACCTTCGGAACGGCCGAGGTCGCGAACTCGCTGCTGCCTCCGAGCATCACGTACTCGGCGAACGACGAGGTCGAGGCGCTCGATTTCGACATCGAGGCGGCGAAGGCCGAGCTCGCGCAGTCCGAGTACCCCGACGGCTTCTCGACCACCCTGCTCGTCGCGAGCGGCAATGCCCAGAGGGCCCAGATCGCCCAGATCGTGCAGGAGTCGCTCGCGCAGATCGGCATCGAGGTCGAGATCGAGTCGCTCGACATCGCGGTGTTCCGCGAGCGCTTCTTCGCCTACGACTACGACCTCATGATCAACAGCGGCCAGTCCGACGCGCCCGACCCCAACGGCTTCATCACGTTCCAGGCCGACCCCGAGGGCTTCAGCAAGTCGTACTGGACGCACTTCACCGACGATCGCGTCACCGAGCTGATGCACGAGGGGCGCACCACTCCGGACGGCGAAGAGCGCGCGGCGATCTACCGCGAGATCCAGCAGATCCTCGCCGACGAGGTGCCCTACATCCCGCTCTTCTTCCCGGCGAATCTCAAGGCCACCACCGACCGGGTGCACGGTTTCACGGTGCTGCCCAACTCGAGCGTGCGCTTCCAGGACGTCTGGTTGGCGGCGGAGTAG
- a CDS encoding amidohydrolase family protein, with amino-acid sequence MTGEQHPTAARGIRILDARGEFAAPVRVRWAGGRISLGGEAAAGDLDGTGLWMIPGLVDAHLHAGWQAFDAVDRARFGEERTGKLIAAALRRTLASGFTAVRDAGGLDAAQLAAIPPWERPRAQLAVQLIDRAVADAAGGLERAVEEALGAGARWVKLVATAGVAAPAGVGLDPVFSAEEQREAVRRAAREGAGVMVHAWGGTAIDHAIEAGALSIEHGIFLTDAQARRAAERGMTLVPTLRIYRLVQGMIDAGSLPAAFRARVDEAVAAHPRAVLRARDAGLAIALGTDYGTVEQHGTGRLEFDALVGAGLSPQEALLAATRSGAELLARVADVADSPTGAIAEGALADAVILRRDPREPGALSDPESIVAVLLGGRWADPAR; translated from the coding sequence ATGACCGGTGAGCAGCACCCGACGGCGGCGCGCGGGATTCGGATCCTCGATGCGCGCGGCGAGTTCGCAGCGCCCGTCCGAGTGCGCTGGGCCGGCGGGCGCATCTCGCTGGGCGGCGAGGCCGCCGCCGGGGATCTGGACGGCACGGGGCTCTGGATGATTCCGGGTCTCGTCGACGCGCACCTGCACGCGGGCTGGCAGGCATTCGACGCTGTGGACCGGGCGCGCTTCGGCGAGGAGCGCACCGGGAAGCTGATCGCCGCGGCGCTGCGGCGCACGCTCGCGTCGGGATTCACCGCTGTGCGCGACGCGGGCGGTCTCGACGCCGCTCAGCTCGCGGCGATCCCGCCCTGGGAGCGGCCTCGCGCCCAGCTCGCGGTGCAGCTCATCGATCGCGCGGTCGCAGATGCCGCCGGAGGCCTGGAGCGCGCGGTCGAGGAGGCGCTCGGGGCCGGGGCGCGCTGGGTGAAGCTGGTGGCGACCGCGGGCGTCGCAGCGCCCGCAGGCGTCGGGCTGGATCCCGTGTTCTCTGCCGAGGAGCAGCGCGAAGCGGTGCGGCGAGCCGCGCGCGAGGGCGCCGGGGTCATGGTGCACGCCTGGGGCGGCACGGCCATCGACCACGCCATCGAGGCCGGCGCGCTGAGCATCGAGCACGGCATCTTCCTGACCGATGCGCAGGCGCGGCGCGCCGCCGAGCGGGGGATGACGCTCGTGCCGACGCTGCGCATCTACCGGCTCGTGCAGGGCATGATCGATGCGGGATCACTGCCGGCAGCATTCCGCGCCCGCGTCGACGAGGCGGTCGCTGCGCACCCCAGGGCCGTGCTGCGCGCCAGGGACGCAGGCCTCGCCATCGCGCTCGGCACCGACTACGGCACCGTCGAGCAGCACGGGACGGGCCGGCTCGAGTTCGACGCGCTCGTCGGGGCGGGGCTCTCGCCTCAGGAGGCGCTGCTCGCGGCGACGCGCTCCGGCGCGGAACTGCTCGCCCGCGTCGCGGACGTCGCGGACTCGCCCACTGGTGCGATCGCGGAGGGCGCGCTCGCCGATGCCGTGATCCTGCGGCGCGACCCCCGGGAGCCCGGCGCGCTGAGCGATCCCGAATCGATCGTCGCGGTGCTGCTCGGCGGCAGGTGGGCCGATCCCGCGCGGTGA
- a CDS encoding DUF2568 domain-containing protein — MTSTSETPAARTTVILQLVRSIAHLIAVISVAVWGFVSWPLPFPGVLTGLGLLVVSVLLWALFLSPRPVLRVDRFAQALFELLLLAAAVAALLALGVFWLWPVLLGVGGAVVGLLASNRAR; from the coding sequence GTGACCAGCACCTCCGAGACCCCGGCCGCCCGCACCACCGTGATCCTGCAGCTCGTGCGCAGCATCGCACACCTCATCGCCGTCATCTCAGTGGCCGTGTGGGGCTTCGTGTCGTGGCCGCTGCCGTTCCCGGGCGTGCTGACGGGGCTCGGGCTGCTCGTGGTCTCGGTGCTGCTCTGGGCGCTGTTCCTGTCGCCGCGGCCGGTGCTGCGGGTCGACCGCTTCGCGCAAGCCCTCTTCGAGCTGCTGCTGCTCGCCGCAGCGGTCGCCGCGCTCCTCGCGCTCGGCGTGTTCTGGCTCTGGCCTGTGCTGCTCGGCGTCGGCGGGGCCGTGGTCGGGCTCCTCGCGTCGAACCGCGCCCGCTAG
- a CDS encoding NADP-dependent isocitrate dehydrogenase, whose amino-acid sequence MAKIKVEGTVVELDGDEMTRIIWQFIKDRLIHPYLDVTLEYYDLGIEHRDATDDQVTVDAANAIKKHGVGVKCATITPDEARVEEFGLKKMWRSPNGTIRNILGGVIFREPIIISNIPRLVPGWNKPIIIGRHAFGDQYRATDFRFQGEGTLTVEFTPKDGGEPQKFEVFQSPSDGIAQVQYNLDASIRDFARASLNYGLSRNYPVYLSTKNTILKAYDGRFKDIFQDIYDTEFKEQFEAAGLTYEHRLIDDMVASAMKWEGGYVWACKNYDGDVQSDTVAQGFGSLGLMTSVLATPDGKVVEAEAAHGTVTRHYRQHQQGKPTSTNPIASIFAWTRGLAHRGKLDGNQELIDFALTLEDVVIKSVESGKMTKDLALLVGPDQAYQTTEEFLATIDENLQQRLA is encoded by the coding sequence TTGGCGAAGATCAAGGTTGAAGGCACGGTCGTCGAACTCGACGGCGACGAGATGACCCGCATCATCTGGCAGTTCATCAAGGACCGTCTCATCCACCCGTATCTTGACGTGACGCTCGAATACTACGATCTCGGCATCGAGCACCGCGATGCGACCGACGACCAGGTGACCGTCGACGCGGCGAACGCCATCAAGAAGCACGGCGTCGGCGTCAAGTGCGCCACCATCACCCCCGACGAGGCCCGCGTCGAGGAGTTCGGCCTCAAGAAGATGTGGCGCTCCCCGAACGGCACGATCCGCAACATCCTCGGCGGCGTCATCTTCCGCGAGCCGATCATCATCTCCAACATCCCCCGCCTCGTGCCCGGCTGGAACAAGCCGATCATCATCGGCCGCCACGCCTTCGGCGACCAGTACCGCGCCACCGATTTCCGTTTCCAGGGCGAGGGCACCCTGACGGTCGAGTTCACGCCGAAGGACGGCGGCGAGCCGCAGAAGTTCGAGGTGTTCCAGTCGCCGAGCGACGGGATCGCGCAGGTGCAGTACAACCTCGACGCCTCGATCCGCGACTTCGCGCGCGCCTCGCTGAACTACGGCCTCTCGCGCAACTACCCGGTGTACCTCTCCACGAAGAACACGATCCTCAAGGCCTACGACGGCCGCTTCAAGGACATCTTCCAGGACATCTACGACACCGAGTTCAAGGAGCAGTTCGAGGCCGCCGGGCTCACCTACGAGCACCGTCTCATCGACGACATGGTCGCCTCGGCCATGAAGTGGGAGGGCGGCTACGTCTGGGCCTGCAAGAACTACGATGGCGACGTGCAGTCCGACACCGTGGCGCAGGGCTTCGGCTCGCTCGGTCTCATGACCTCGGTGCTCGCGACGCCCGACGGCAAGGTCGTCGAGGCCGAGGCCGCGCACGGCACCGTGACCCGCCACTACCGCCAGCACCAGCAGGGCAAGCCCACGTCGACCAACCCGATCGCCTCGATCTTCGCCTGGACGCGAGGCCTGGCGCACCGCGGCAAGCTCGATGGCAACCAGGAGCTCATCGACTTCGCGCTGACGCTCGAGGACGTCGTCATCAAGTCCGTCGAGTCGGGCAAGATGACGAAGGACCTCGCGCTGCTGGTCGGCCCGGATCAGGCCTACCAGACCACCGAGGAGTTCCTCGCGACGATCGACGAGAACCTGCAGCAGCGTTTGGCGTAG
- the nagB gene encoding glucosamine-6-phosphate deaminase produces MDVVIVSDAAAVAEHAAERIADVVRTRPGAVLGVATGSSPLGSYAALAERVRSGSLDLGGVSAFALDEYVGLDPGHSESYRSVIRRTVTKPLGLDPERVHVPDGVAADLEAACADYERSIVEAGGIDLQLLGIGANGHIGFNEPSSSFASRTRVKTLAPRTRADNARFFASADEVPIHCVTQGLGTILDARELLLVAQGEEKAEAVAAMIEGPLAAMCPASALQLHRRATVVIDRAAASGLRLTAYYEHVQEHRPRVKISA; encoded by the coding sequence GTGGACGTCGTCATCGTTTCCGATGCAGCCGCCGTCGCCGAGCACGCGGCCGAGAGGATCGCCGACGTCGTGCGCACCCGACCGGGCGCGGTGCTCGGCGTCGCGACGGGATCCTCGCCGCTCGGCAGCTACGCTGCGCTGGCCGAGCGCGTGCGCAGCGGCAGCCTCGATCTCGGCGGCGTCAGCGCCTTCGCGCTCGACGAGTACGTCGGCCTGGACCCCGGCCACAGCGAGAGCTACCGGTCCGTGATCCGGCGCACGGTCACCAAGCCGCTCGGCCTCGATCCCGAGCGCGTCCACGTGCCCGACGGCGTCGCCGCCGACCTCGAGGCCGCCTGCGCGGACTACGAGCGCAGCATCGTCGAAGCCGGCGGCATCGACCTGCAGCTACTGGGCATCGGGGCCAACGGCCACATCGGTTTCAACGAGCCGTCGTCGTCGTTCGCCTCGCGCACCCGCGTCAAGACGCTCGCGCCCCGCACTCGAGCGGACAACGCGCGTTTCTTCGCCTCGGCCGACGAGGTGCCGATCCACTGCGTCACCCAGGGGCTCGGCACCATCCTCGATGCGCGCGAGCTGCTGCTCGTGGCGCAGGGCGAGGAGAAGGCCGAGGCGGTGGCGGCGATGATCGAGGGCCCGCTCGCCGCCATGTGCCCGGCGAGCGCGCTGCAGCTGCATCGCCGTGCCACGGTCGTGATCGACCGAGCGGCGGCCTCCGGATTGCGCCTCACCGCCTACTACGAGCACGTGCAGGAGCACCGGCCGCGGGTCAAGATCTCGGCCTGA
- a CDS encoding ABC transporter ATP-binding protein → MATVTFEHVSRVYPGTERPSVDGLDLEIGDGEFLVLVGPSGCGKSTTLRMLAGLEEVDGGRVLIGDRDVTDTPPKDRDIAMVFQNYALYPHMTVAENMGFALKIAGASKEERSARVLEAAKMLDLEQYLDRKPKALSGGQRQRVAMGRAIVRQPQVFLMDEPLSNLDAKLRVQTRTQIASLQRRLGVTTVYVTHDQTEALTMGDRIAVLKDGVLQQVGTPRELYETPENVFVAGFIGSPAMNLLASSVSEAGIVFGSASVPTSARPHAPAVTVGVRPEDLVLVGAGDPGLSVVVDLVEELGADGYLYGHTTEGARIDLVARVDGRVHPTPGETVTLAPVAERLHLFDAESGARLA, encoded by the coding sequence ATGGCAACTGTCACGTTCGAACACGTCTCCCGCGTCTACCCGGGCACCGAACGGCCCTCGGTCGACGGACTCGATCTCGAGATCGGCGACGGCGAGTTCCTGGTGCTCGTCGGCCCGTCCGGCTGCGGCAAGTCCACAACGCTGCGCATGCTCGCCGGCCTCGAGGAGGTCGACGGGGGCCGCGTGCTGATCGGCGATCGCGACGTCACCGACACGCCCCCGAAGGATCGCGACATCGCGATGGTGTTCCAGAACTACGCCCTCTATCCGCACATGACCGTGGCCGAGAACATGGGCTTCGCGCTCAAGATCGCAGGAGCCTCCAAGGAGGAGCGCTCGGCGCGGGTGCTCGAGGCCGCGAAGATGCTGGATCTCGAGCAGTATCTCGACCGCAAGCCGAAGGCGCTCTCCGGCGGGCAGCGGCAGCGCGTCGCGATGGGCCGCGCCATCGTGCGGCAGCCGCAGGTCTTCCTGATGGACGAGCCGCTCTCGAATCTCGACGCGAAGCTGCGGGTGCAGACGCGCACCCAGATCGCCTCGCTGCAGCGCCGGCTCGGCGTCACCACCGTCTACGTGACTCACGACCAGACCGAGGCGCTGACCATGGGCGATCGCATCGCGGTGCTCAAGGACGGCGTGCTGCAGCAGGTCGGCACTCCCCGTGAGCTGTACGAGACCCCCGAGAACGTGTTCGTCGCGGGGTTCATCGGCTCGCCGGCGATGAACCTGCTCGCCTCGTCGGTCTCGGAGGCCGGCATCGTGTTCGGCTCGGCATCGGTGCCCACGTCCGCGCGCCCGCACGCGCCGGCCGTTACGGTGGGCGTGCGGCCGGAAGACCTCGTGCTCGTGGGCGCGGGGGATCCCGGGCTCTCGGTAGTGGTCGACCTCGTCGAAGAACTCGGAGCCGACGGCTACCTCTACGGGCACACCACCGAGGGGGCGCGCATCGATCTCGTGGCGCGGGTCGACGGCCGCGTGCACCCCACCCCCGGCGAGACGGTCACGCTCGCCCCGGTCGCCGAACGACTGCACCTGTTCGACGCCGAGAGCGGCGCTCGACTGGCCTGA